One Roseomonas sp. OT10 DNA window includes the following coding sequences:
- a CDS encoding tripartite tricarboxylate transporter substrate binding protein, producing MPLLSRRAALLAAPALLLAGRAAASSRPLRLVVPFEAGGLPDVFARLLAPALSEVLGQPAVVENQSGAASRLGTTAVLRAAPDGQTLLVTNDSLAATEALPPPGAEPLLPGLRPVTLAIAAPNILLTHPDSGLPDIAAYAERIRARPGEVNVAIPGWGTAHHLTSESLNRAVGGKVEHIPYRGAPQVLADLAAGRVQAGMLTLGVALEHLRDGRLKALALTSRDGSPLAPAIPTLHGTVAPGFDHLSFIGVLLPAGVPAEQAEHLHATIAAVLARPALRDRLTGLGFEVPAAPPAAFAARLSETVGRFAEAAGAAGLRLARA from the coding sequence ATGCCCCTCCTCTCCCGCCGCGCCGCGCTGCTGGCCGCCCCCGCCCTGCTGCTGGCCGGCCGCGCCGCCGCCTCGTCCCGGCCGCTCCGGCTGGTCGTGCCCTTCGAGGCGGGCGGCCTGCCCGACGTCTTCGCCCGCCTCCTGGCTCCCGCGCTGTCCGAGGTGCTGGGCCAGCCGGCGGTGGTGGAGAACCAGTCCGGCGCCGCCTCCCGCCTCGGCACGACGGCGGTGCTGCGCGCGGCGCCGGACGGGCAGACCCTGCTGGTCACCAACGACAGCCTGGCCGCCACCGAGGCGCTGCCGCCGCCGGGGGCGGAGCCGCTGCTGCCCGGGCTGCGGCCGGTGACGCTCGCCATCGCCGCGCCGAACATCCTGCTGACCCATCCGGATTCCGGCCTGCCGGACATCGCCGCCTATGCGGAGCGCATCCGCGCCCGCCCGGGGGAGGTCAACGTCGCCATCCCCGGCTGGGGCACCGCGCACCACCTGACCAGCGAATCCCTCAACCGCGCCGTGGGCGGCAAGGTGGAGCACATCCCCTATCGCGGCGCGCCGCAGGTTCTGGCCGACCTGGCCGCGGGCCGGGTGCAGGCGGGGATGCTGACCCTGGGCGTGGCGCTGGAGCATCTGCGCGACGGGCGGCTGAAGGCCCTGGCCCTCACCTCGCGGGACGGCTCGCCCCTGGCGCCGGCCATCCCCACCCTGCACGGGACGGTGGCGCCGGGCTTCGACCACCTCTCCTTCATCGGGGTCCTGCTGCCCGCCGGCGTCCCGGCGGAGCAGGCGGAGCACCTGCACGCCACCATCGCCGCGGTGCTGGCGCGCCCGGCGCTGCGCGACCGGCTGACCGGGCTGGGCTTCGAGGTGCCGGCGGCACCCCCCGCCGCCTTCGCCGCCCGCCTGTCGGAGACGGTGGGGCGCTTCGCGGAGGCGGCCGGCGCCGCCGGGCTGCGGCTCGCCCGTGCCTGA
- the cysT gene encoding sulfate ABC transporter permease subunit CysT: protein MNRPAATPGRPWPRRRAVLPGFGLSLGITLAWLVLIVLVPLSALVLRPWELGAAGVWSSVTEPRVLAALRLSFLAALLAAAVNVPIGLLLAWVLVRVRFPGRRLADAAVDLPFALPTAVAGLALTALFASNGWLGAPLSWLGIKVAYTPLGVLVAMVFVGLPFVVRTVEPVLRDLPPEAEEAAATLGATRAQTVWRVVLPALAPAALTGFGLSLARSVGEYGSVIFIAGNVPMVSEIAPLIIVSRLEAFDYAGAAAVGLAMLAISFGVLLALNLAQRLLRRAA from the coding sequence TTGAACCGCCCCGCCGCCACGCCGGGCCGCCCCTGGCCGCGTCGGCGGGCGGTGCTGCCGGGCTTCGGCCTGTCGCTCGGCATCACCCTGGCCTGGCTGGTGCTGATCGTGCTGGTGCCGCTCTCGGCCCTGGTGCTGCGCCCCTGGGAGCTGGGCGCGGCCGGGGTCTGGAGCTCCGTCACCGAGCCGCGGGTGCTGGCCGCGCTGCGCCTCTCCTTCCTCGCCGCGCTGCTGGCGGCGGCGGTGAACGTGCCCATCGGGCTGCTGCTGGCCTGGGTGCTGGTGCGGGTGCGCTTTCCCGGGCGGCGGCTGGCGGATGCGGCGGTGGACCTGCCCTTCGCGCTGCCCACCGCCGTCGCCGGGCTGGCGCTGACCGCGCTCTTCGCCTCCAACGGCTGGCTCGGCGCGCCGCTCTCCTGGCTGGGGATCAAGGTCGCCTACACGCCGCTGGGCGTGCTCGTCGCCATGGTCTTCGTCGGCCTGCCCTTCGTGGTGCGCACGGTCGAGCCGGTGCTGCGCGACCTGCCGCCGGAGGCGGAGGAGGCGGCGGCCACGCTGGGGGCGACGCGGGCGCAGACGGTGTGGCGCGTCGTGCTGCCCGCCCTGGCGCCGGCCGCGCTGACCGGCTTCGGCCTGTCGCTGGCGCGCAGCGTGGGCGAGTACGGCAGCGTCATCTTCATCGCCGGCAACGTGCCGATGGTCAGCGAGATCGCGCCGCTGATCATCGTCTCCCGCCTGGAGGCCTTCGACTATGCGGGCGCGGCGGCGGTGGGGCTGGCGATGCTGGCGATCTCCTTCGGCGTGCTGCTGGCGCTGAACCTGGCGCAGCGGCTGCTGCGGCGGGCCGCATGA
- a CDS encoding NADPH-dependent assimilatory sulfite reductase hemoprotein subunit, with product MAQPRKPAAGPTGVETAKAGSHGLRGTIAAELAAPDARGGISEASYNLLKFHGTYEQFDRDTATPRKQAGLDKEWSFMARVRIPAGVLTAEQYLALDGLTDRLSNATLRVTTRQALQFHAVLRENLKPLIGDINRMLLTTLAACGDVVRNVVTTPAPRRDAIHQRLRDDAVLLSSRLLPRTRAHHEIFLDEEPVGEPAGAAPEAEPLYGATYLPRKFKIALAHPSDNTPDVLTNDLGIIALAEGDRITRYQLCIGGGLGLTHNRADTFPRLATPITVVAADDLLRAVEAVVRFTRDHGDRTDRKRARLKYVIEDNGVDWVREQLARPEYFGHPLADPGPLPRLEVPELLGWHEQGDGRFWLGVPVPSGRIQDAGGVRLRSALREIVARWGANPILTPQQDVILSDLPRNARAAVEDVLRAHGVALNEDLSPLARWALACPALPTCGLALTEAERVRDPLVAEIEAALDRHDLLDERISLRITGCPNGCARPYAGDIGLVGRVPGQFAIFVGGDFAGTRLSFKLHERVPQAQIAARLEPLLAAFAGDRREGEGFGDFCHRLGVEALLALDAPAHAAA from the coding sequence ATGGCGCAACCGCGCAAGCCCGCGGCCGGCCCCACCGGCGTCGAGACGGCCAAGGCCGGCAGCCACGGCCTGCGCGGCACCATCGCGGCCGAGCTGGCGGCGCCCGACGCGCGCGGCGGGATCAGCGAGGCGTCCTACAACCTCCTGAAGTTCCACGGCACCTACGAGCAGTTCGACCGTGACACGGCGACCCCGCGCAAGCAGGCCGGGCTGGACAAGGAATGGAGCTTCATGGCCCGCGTCCGCATCCCCGCCGGGGTGCTGACGGCGGAGCAGTACCTGGCCCTGGACGGGCTGACGGACCGGCTTTCCAACGCCACGCTGCGGGTGACGACGCGGCAGGCGCTGCAATTCCACGCCGTGTTGCGCGAGAACCTGAAGCCGCTGATCGGTGACATCAACCGGATGCTGCTGACCACGCTGGCCGCCTGCGGCGACGTGGTGCGCAACGTCGTCACCACCCCGGCGCCCCGCCGCGACGCGATCCACCAGCGGCTGCGGGACGATGCGGTCCTGCTCTCCTCCCGCCTGCTGCCGCGCACGCGGGCGCATCACGAGATCTTCCTGGACGAGGAGCCCGTGGGGGAGCCGGCCGGCGCGGCGCCGGAGGCCGAGCCGCTCTACGGCGCCACCTACCTGCCGCGGAAGTTCAAGATCGCCCTCGCCCACCCGTCGGACAACACGCCGGACGTGCTGACCAACGACCTGGGGATCATCGCGCTCGCCGAGGGCGACCGGATCACCCGCTACCAGCTCTGCATCGGCGGCGGGCTGGGCCTGACCCACAACCGCGCCGACACGTTCCCGCGCCTCGCCACGCCCATCACGGTGGTCGCGGCGGACGACCTGCTGCGCGCCGTGGAGGCGGTGGTGCGCTTCACCCGCGACCATGGCGACCGCACCGACCGCAAGCGCGCCCGGCTGAAATACGTGATCGAGGATAACGGCGTGGACTGGGTGCGCGAGCAGCTCGCGCGGCCCGAATATTTCGGCCATCCCCTCGCCGATCCCGGCCCGCTGCCGAGGCTGGAGGTGCCGGAGCTGCTGGGCTGGCACGAGCAGGGCGACGGCCGCTTCTGGCTGGGCGTGCCCGTGCCCTCGGGCCGCATCCAGGATGCGGGCGGCGTGCGCCTGCGCAGCGCGCTGCGCGAGATCGTCGCCCGCTGGGGCGCCAACCCGATCCTGACGCCGCAGCAGGACGTGATCCTCTCCGACCTGCCGCGCAACGCGCGGGCGGCGGTGGAGGACGTGCTGCGCGCGCATGGCGTGGCGCTGAACGAGGACCTCTCGCCGCTCGCGCGCTGGGCCCTGGCCTGCCCCGCCCTGCCCACCTGCGGCCTGGCGCTGACCGAGGCGGAGCGCGTGCGCGACCCGCTGGTGGCGGAGATCGAGGCGGCGCTGGACCGGCACGACCTGCTGGACGAGCGGATCAGCCTGCGCATCACCGGCTGCCCGAACGGCTGTGCCCGTCCCTATGCCGGCGATATCGGGCTGGTCGGCCGCGTGCCGGGGCAGTTCGCCATCTTCGTCGGCGGCGACTTCGCGGGCACGCGCCTGTCCTTCAAGCTGCACGAGCGCGTGCCGCAGGCGCAGATCGCCGCCCGGCTGGAGCCGCTCCTCGCCGCCTTCGCCGGGGACCGGCGCGAGGGCGAGGGCTTCGGCGATTTCTGCCACCGGCTGGGGGTGGAGGCGCTGCTCGCCCTCGACGCCCCGGCCCACGCCGCCGCCTGA
- a CDS encoding sulfate ABC transporter substrate-binding protein, which translates to MLVQTRRNLLAAAAAAPLAGTVARPAAAQSSVQLLNVSYDPTRELYRDYNAVFAQHWAQQGGGQRVSVRMSHGGSGAQARTVVDGQQADVVTLALAYDVDAIAERGLIAKDWIARLPDNSAPYTSTIVFLVRKGNPKGLRDWGDLVREGVSIITPNPKTSGGARWNYLAGWAWARRQPGGSDATAEQYTANLFRRVAVLDTGARGSTTTFVQREQGDVLLAWENEAHLALAEFGAGKFDIVYPSLSILAEPSVAVVDQIVDRKGTRAVAEAYLRHLYSRQGQEIAAKHFYRPRDAAALAAAGERFPKLELVTVDAEFGGWATAQKTHFADGGSFDRIYRPGR; encoded by the coding sequence ATGCTTGTCCAGACCCGACGCAACCTCCTCGCCGCCGCGGCCGCCGCGCCCCTGGCAGGAACCGTCGCCCGCCCCGCCGCCGCGCAGTCGTCCGTGCAGCTGCTCAACGTCTCCTACGATCCCACGCGGGAGCTGTACCGCGACTACAACGCCGTCTTCGCCCAGCACTGGGCGCAGCAGGGCGGCGGGCAGCGGGTCAGCGTGCGCATGTCGCACGGCGGCTCGGGTGCGCAGGCGCGCACCGTCGTCGACGGGCAGCAGGCGGACGTGGTGACGCTCGCCCTCGCCTACGACGTGGACGCCATCGCCGAGCGCGGGCTGATCGCGAAGGACTGGATCGCCCGCCTGCCGGACAACAGCGCGCCCTACACCAGCACCATCGTCTTCCTGGTGCGCAAGGGGAATCCCAAGGGCCTGCGCGACTGGGGCGACCTAGTGAGGGAGGGCGTGTCCATCATCACGCCCAACCCCAAGACCTCGGGCGGGGCGCGCTGGAACTACCTCGCCGGCTGGGCCTGGGCGCGGCGCCAGCCCGGCGGTTCCGACGCCACGGCCGAGCAGTACACGGCGAACCTGTTCCGCCGCGTCGCCGTGCTGGACACGGGCGCGCGCGGCTCCACCACCACCTTCGTCCAGCGCGAGCAGGGCGACGTGCTGCTGGCCTGGGAGAACGAGGCGCACCTGGCCCTGGCCGAGTTCGGCGCGGGCAAGTTCGACATCGTCTACCCCTCCCTCTCCATCCTGGCCGAGCCTTCCGTGGCGGTGGTGGACCAGATCGTGGACCGCAAGGGCACGCGGGCCGTCGCCGAGGCCTATCTGCGCCACCTCTACAGCCGCCAGGGACAGGAGATCGCGGCGAAGCACTTCTACCGCCCGCGCGACGCGGCGGCGCTGGCCGCGGCCGGCGAGCGCTTCCCGAAGCTGGAGCTGGTGACGGTGGATGCCGAGTTCGGCGGCTGGGCCACGGCGCAGAAGACCCACTTCGCCGATGGCGGCAGCTTCGACCGGATCTACCGGCCCGGACGGTGA